A genomic window from Diceros bicornis minor isolate mBicDic1 chromosome 35, mDicBic1.mat.cur, whole genome shotgun sequence includes:
- the LOC131398593 gene encoding tubulin alpha-3 chain-like, giving the protein LELAPVVDEVLTGTYRQLFHPEQLITGKEDAANNYARGHYTIGKEIVDLVLDWIHKLAHLCTGLQGFLIFHSFGGGTGSGFASLLMESLLVDYGKKSKLEFAIYPAPQVSMAIVETYNTILTTHVTLQHSDCAIMVDNEAIYDICQHNLDIKWPTYTNLNHLIGQIVFSIMASLRFDRALNMDLMEFQTNPVLYPRIHFPLATYAPVISAEKAYHGQLSVAEITNACFKQANQMVKCDPHHGKYMACCMLYRGDMVPKDVNVAIATIKTKRTIQFVDWCPTGFKVGLGGVEWVYLFASSRPCNRTWPFAENSSVPRQLSSWS; this is encoded by the exons ATGAAGTGCTCACAGGGACCTACAGGCAGCTCTTCCACCCGGAGCAGCTGATCACCGGGAAGGAAGACGCAGCCAATAATTACGCCAGAGGCCACTACACCATCGGCAAGGAGATCGTTGACCTGGTCCTGGACTGGATCCACAAACTG GCGCATCTGTGCACAGGGCTGCAGGGCTTCCTCATCTTCCACAGCTTCGGGGGTGGCACCGGTTCTGGCTTTGCATCTCTGCTCATGGAGAGCCTGTTGGTGGACTATGGCAAGAAATCCAAGCTTGAATTTGCCATTTACCCAGCCCCCCAAGTTTCCATGGCCATAGTGGAGACCTACAACACCATCCTGACCACCCACGTGACCCTGCAACATTCTGACTGTGCCATCATGGTGGACAATGAAGCCATCTATGACATATGTCAGCACAACCTGGATATCAAGTGGCCCACGTACACCAACCTCAACCATCTGATCGGGCAGATCGTATTCTCCATCATGGCCTCCCTGCGATTTGACAGGGCCCTGAACATGGACTTGATGGAATTCCAGACCAACCCGGTCCTGTACCCCCGCATCCACTTCCCCCTGGCCACCTACGCCCCGGTCATCTCAGCAGAGAAGGCCTACCATGGGCAGCTGTCCGTGGCCGAGATCACCAATGCCTGCTTCAAGCAGGCCAACCAGATGGTCAAGTGTGACCCTCATCATGGCAAGTACATGGCCTGTTGCATGTTGTACAGGGGGGACATGGTTCCGAAAGACGTCAACGTGGCCATCGCCACCATTAAGACCAAGCGCACCATCCAGTTTGTGGATTGGTGCCCGACTGGATTTAAGGTAGGACTGGGTGGTGTGGAGTGGGTCTACCTGTTTGCAAGCAGCAGACCCTGCAATAGAACATGGCCCTTTGCAGAGAATTCCTCTGTTCCCCGGCAGCTCAGCTCTTGGTCATAA